In one Pogona vitticeps strain Pit_001003342236 chromosome 14, PviZW2.1, whole genome shotgun sequence genomic region, the following are encoded:
- the COQ5 gene encoding 2-methoxy-6-polyprenyl-1,4-benzoquinol methylase, mitochondrial yields the protein MAASIAIGPCRAWGGCQGRRALALLWRGLCSGSRGPSAGQDTHFGFQTVSAAEKGEKVYQVFENVAKKYDVMNDSMSLGIHRVWKDILLRQMNPYPGTQLLDVAGGTGDIAFRFLNYVRSQREHQVRQRLRSHQNLSWQEISKLYQEEDKSLGGSHVVVCDINKEMLKVGKQKSQHLGYSEGLSWVVGNAEELPFSDDHFDVYTIAFGIRNVTHVDQALQEAYRVLKPGGRFLCLEFSQVNNSLVSSLYDLYSFQVIPVLGEVIAGDWKSYQYLVESIRRFPGQEEFKEMIEDAGFLKVDYQNLSSGIVAIHSAFKL from the exons ATGGCGGCCTCCATAGCGATCGGCCCCTGCCGGGCCTGGGGCGGTTGCCAAGGGCGACGAGCCCTGGCCCTCCTCTGGCGGGGCCTGTGCAGCGGGTCGAGGGGCCCGTCCGCCGGGCAGGACACGCACTTCGGCTTCCAGACCGTCTCGGCGGcggagaagggagagaagg ttTACCAAGTTTTTGAAAATGTGGCTAAGAAGTATGATGTGATGAATGATTCCATGAGCTTGGGAATCCATCGTGTTTGGAAGGACATCCTGTTGCGTCAAATGAACCCTTACCCGGGAACTCAGTTACTGGATGTTGCTGGAGGGACAG GTGATATCGCCTTTCGGTTTCTCAATTATGTTCGTTCCCAGCGGGAGCATCAGGTGCGGCAGAGGCTAAGATCCCATCAGAATTTATCATGGCAAGAGATCAGCAAACTGTACCAGGAGGAGGATAAATCCTTGGGCGGATCACACGTGGTGGTCTGCGACATCAACAAGGAAATGCTGAAGGTTGGGAAGCAGAAATCACAACACCTCGGCTACTCTGAAG GATTGTCGTGGGTTGTTGGAAACGCTGAAGAGCTGCCGTTCAGTGATGACCATTTTGACGTTTACACAATTGCCTTCGGCATTCGGAATGTCACTCACGTGGACCAG GCACTTCAGGAGGCCTATCGAGTCTTGAAACCAGGAGGGCGGTTTCTTTGTCTGGAATTTAGTCAGGTCAACAACTCCCTTGTTTCCAG TTTGTACGACCTGTATAGCTTCCAGGTGATTCCTGTGCTGGGCGAAGTTATTGCTGGGGACTGGAAATCCTATCAGTATCTTGTAGAAAGCATCAGACGCTTTCCTGGCCAG GAGGAATTCAAGGAGATGATTGAAGATGCAGGCTTTCTGAAGGTGGACTATCAAAACTTGAGTTCAGGCATTGTGGCCATTCATTCTGCCTTCAAGCTGTGA
- the TRIAP1 gene encoding TP53-regulated inhibitor of apoptosis 1 produces the protein MNSVGEACTELKRDYDQCFNRWFAEKFLKGEGGGGDPCFRLFERYQLCVQKAIKEKDIPIEGLEFMGPSQGKPENSS, from the exons ATGAACAGCGTGGGCGAGGCCTGCACGGAGCTGAAGCGCGACTACGACCAGTGCTTCAACCGGTGGTTCGCCGAGAAGTTCCTGAAGGGCGAGGGAGGCGGCGGCGACCCCTGCTTCCGGCTCTTCGAGCGCTACCAGCTCTGCGTCCAG AAAGCTATAAAGGAGAAGGACATCCCAATTGAAGGGCTGGAATTCATGGGCCCCAGCCAAGGGAAGCCAGAAAACTCTTCCTGA
- the DYNLL1 gene encoding dynein light chain 1, cytoplasmic, which translates to MSDRKAVIKNADMSEEMQQDSVECATQALEKYNIEKDIAAHIKKEFDKKYNPTWHCIVGRNFGSYVTHETKHFIYFYLGQVAILLFKSG; encoded by the exons ATGAGTGATCGAAAGGCTGTGATCAAAAATGCGGACATGTCTGAGGAGATGCAGCAGGACTCTGTGGAGTGTGCTACACAAGCCTTGGAAAAATACAACATTGAGAAGGATATTGCAGCCCACATAAAGAAG GAGTTTGACAAGAAATACAACCCCACTTGGCACTGCATTGTGGGAAGAAATTTTGGCAGCTATGTGACTCACGAGACCAAGCACTTCATCTACTTCTACCTGGGCCAAGTTGCTATTCTCCTCTTCAAGTCTGGTTAG
- the SRSF9 gene encoding serine/arginine-rich splicing factor 9, with amino-acid sequence MSGGWGRDLMDYGGGGGGGGGGFGGGFGGGFGGGPGMSGGGGRGGGGGGGGGLGGDGRIYVGNLPADVREKDLEELFYKYGRIRDIELKSKRGLVPFAFVRFEDPRDAEDAVYGRNGYDYGQCRLRVEFPKPSRGRGGGFGGGPRGRNGPPSRRSEFRVLVSGLPPSGSWQDLKDHMREAGDVCYADVQKDGMGVVEFLRKEDMEYALRKLDDTKFRSHEGETSYIRVCPERSISYGYSRSRSGSRSRDSPYQSRGSPRYSSPFRPF; translated from the exons ATGTCCGGGGGCTGGGGCCGGGACCTGATGGACtacggaggcggcggcggcggcggcggcgggggattCGGGGGCGGCTTCGGGGGTGGCTTCGGGGGCGGGCCGGGGATGTCCGGGGGCGGCggccggggcggcggcggcggcggcggcgggggcctGGGGGGCGACGGGCGCATCTACGTGGGCAACCTGCCGGCCGACGTGCGGGAGAAAGACCTGGAGGAGCTTTTCTACAAGTACGGCCGCATCCGCGACATCGAGCTGAAGAGCAAGCGGGGCCTCGTGCCCTTCGCCTTCGTCCGCTTCGAGGACCCCCG GGATGCAGAAGATGCAGTTTATGGGAGGAACGGTTATGATTATGGCCAGTGCCGTCTGCGTGTTGAGTTTCCCAAGCCTTCCAGAGGTCGGGGTGGAGGCTTTGGTGGGGGGCCACGTGGGAGAAATGGCCCTCCTTCCCGACGTTCTGAATTCCGAGTCCTTGTTTCAG GGCTTCCTCCATCAGGCAGCTGGCAGGACCTGAAGGATCACATGCGCGAAGCTGGTGATGTATGTTATGCAGATGTTCAGAAAGATGGAATGGGGGTGGTTGAGTTTCTCCGCAAGGAAGACATGGAATATGCACTGCGTAAACTGGATGACACCAAATTCCGCTCTCATGAG GGTGAAACATCTTATATCAGAGTTTGTCCTGAAAGAAGCATCAGCTATGGCTACTCGCGCTCCCGTTCGGGTTCAAGGAGTCGCGATTCTCCATACCAAAGCAGAGGATCACCTCGCTACTCCTCTCCGTTCAGGCCGTTCTGA
- the COX6A1 gene encoding cytochrome c oxidase subunit 6A1, mitochondrial: MAAVLGKVTRGMAAAPVPRAGLRRLLSAAASVAAEHKKSSARMWKILSYTVAFPGVAVCMLNAYLKGKEKHERPEFAPYPYLRIRTKPFPWKDGNHTLLHNPHTNPLPDGYEDEL; this comes from the exons ATGGCGGCGGTTCTCGGAAAGGTCACTCGGGGGATGGCGGCGGCTCCGGTTCCCCGGGCCGGGCTGAGGAGGCTCCTGTCGGCGGCGGCCTCCGTCGCCGCGGAGCACAAAAAAAGTTCCG CTCGGATGTGGAAGATCCTGTCCTACACCGTTGCGTTTCCTGGCGTTGCGGTCTGCATGCTGAATGCCTACTTGAAGGGCAAAGAAAAGCACGAAAGGCCGGAATTTGCTCCTTATCCCTATCTTCGCATCCGGACTAAG CCTTTCCCTTGGAAAGATGGGAATCACACCCTTCTACATAATCCCCATACTAATCCACTCCCAGATGGCTATGAAGACGAGCTGTAG
- the GATC gene encoding glutamyl-tRNA(Gln) amidotransferase subunit C, mitochondrial, translating into MWAPRVSRGFRAAFGARSGFPGGAPAPPPATKRPEGAGSCSKKVTLELLDHLEHLALVDFRNWEGVERLEKATEFADQLHSVPTDGIEPMDSVLEDRHLYLREDNITEGNCAEELLKAAKLTVEDYFMAPPGNIPLPKLEERESFLKKEEP; encoded by the exons ATGTGGGCCCCGCGCGTCTCTCGGGGCTTCCGCGCCGCCTTCGGCGCTCGGAGCGGCTTCCCTGGAGGGGCTCCTGCCCCACCACCGGCGACGAAGAGGCCGGAGGGGGCTGGAAGCTGCTCG aaaaaagtaactttggaacTGCTGGATCATTTGGAGCACCTGGCCCTTGTTGATTTCCGCAACTGGGAGGGCGTGGAGCGTCTGGAGAAAGCAACTGAATTCGCTGACCAGCTTCACTCTGTTCCAACAGATGGGATAGAGCCCATGGATTCAGTATTAGAAGACAG GCACCTGTACCTCAGGGAGGATAACATTACAGAAGGGAACTGTGCAGAGGAGCTCCTGAAGGCAGCTAAGCTCACCGTTGAAGACTACTTCATGGCTCCACCAG GTAACATCCCTTTACCAaaactggaagagagagagagttttctcaAGAAGGAAGAACCCTAG